A portion of the Juglans microcarpa x Juglans regia isolate MS1-56 chromosome 1D, Jm3101_v1.0, whole genome shotgun sequence genome contains these proteins:
- the LOC121249282 gene encoding kinesin-like protein KIN-4A isoform X4: MNAFTVVKNALLLHPGKIRYKLAPIPLHLIMSMEAVDLLHLPCLKNALLHLLMVYSKDIMTGSGKTYTMGTSFKDGCQTGLIPQVMNALFNKIKTLNHQTEFQLHVSFIEILKEEVRDLLDSVAISKLDTAKGHAGKVAIDGRQLIQIRETSKGAITLAGSTEVTVTTLQEMATCLEQGSLSRATGSTNMNNQSSRSHAIFTITLEQMQKLRLVLPRNDTSDEEMGEEYFCAKLHLVDLAGSERAKRTGSDGLRFKEGIHINKGLLALGNVISALGDEKKRKEGVHVPYRDSKLTRLLQDSLGGNSKTVMIACISPADINAEESLNTLKYANRARNIQNKPVINRDIISNEMQKMQQQLKYLQAELYARGEGVPSDEVQVLKDRIGWLEATNRNIFQELHEYRSRCGIIQQDEIDAQEIQIGITKSDGLKRGFQSMDLSDYQIVEAISGENLREFDEVTKEWEHALLQDTMDKELNELNELLEQKESEMKLLGGVDTEALKQRLGKKILELEEEKRIMQQERDCLLAKVENLAANFDGRIPKVQETQAQKFKALEAQILDLKKKQESQVQLLKQKQKSDEAAKRLQAEIQCIKAQKVQLQHKIKQVAEQFRQWKTSREKELLQLRKEGRRNEYERHKLESLNQRQKMVLQRKTEEAAMATRRLKELLEARKPAARDHSGTYVGHTVIGQGNEKPLQRWLDHELEVMVNVHEVRFEYEKQSQVQAALAEELALMKQVDQFSFNGQSPPRGKNGYSRLVSMPPNARMARIASLENMLSMSSNALMAMATQLSEAKERERASIGRGRWNHLRSMGDAKNLLQYMFDAAAEARCQLWEKNLEIKETKEQLKELVFLVQQSEAQRKQLIKEQQAREQAVAVDSGSSASLADDMSGPLSPMSLPVPKQLKFTPGIVNGSVRESATFLDQTQKMVPVGQLSMKKLAAVGQAAKLWRWKRSHHQWLLQFKWRWQKPWRLSEWIKHCDETIIRSRPRPPVLVDSM; this comes from the exons ATGAACGCCTTCACGGTTGTAAAGAATGCGTTACTGTTACACCCCGGAAAAATCAG GTACAAATTGGCACCCATTCCTTTACATTTGATCATGTCTATGGAAGCAGTGGATCTCCTTCATCTGCCATGTTTGAAGAATGCATTGCTGCACTTGTTGATGGTTTATTCCAAGGATATAATG ACAGGATCTGGGAAAACGTATACCATGGGGACTAGCTTTAAGGATGGTTGCCAGACAGGACTTATTCCTCAAGTTATGAATGCACTGTTCAACAAGATCAAAACATTGAATCATCAAACTGAATTCCAGTTGCATGTTTCTTTCATTGAG attctcaaggaaGAAGTAAGGGACTTGCTGGATTCTGTAGCTATTAGCAAATTGGATACTGCTAAAGGACATGCTGGAAAAGTTGCTATTGACGGTAGGCAGCTGATTCAAATTCGTGAAACATCAAAAGGAGCTATAACACTTGCTGGATCAACTGAAGTTACTGTTACTACATTACAAGAAATGGCGACCTGTCTGGAGCAAGGTTCTTTAAGCAGGGCAACTGGGAGTACAAATATGAACAACCAGTCCAG TCGGTCACACGCCATCTTCACAATCACATTAGAGCAGATGCAGAAATTACGTTTGGTTCTTCCTCGTAATGACACGTCGGATGAGGAAATGGGTGAAGAGTATTTTTGTGCAAAGCTCCATCTGGTAGATCTCGCTGGATCTGAACGTGCAAAAAGGACAGGTTCTGATGGTCTTCGTTTTAAAGAAG GTATACACATTAATAAGGGTCTTCTTGCCCTTGGTAACGTCATTAGTGCACTGGGGGACGAGAAAAAGCGGAAAGAGGGTGTGCATGTCCCTTACCGAGACAGTAAACTAACTCGATTGTTGCAG GATTCACTTGGTGGAAACAGCAAAACTGTCATGATAG CTTGCATCAGTCCTGCTGACATCAATGCTGAGGAAAGTCTTAATACTCTCAAATATGCAAATCGTGCTCGCAATATTCAAAATAAGCCTGTT ATTAATAGAGATATAATATCCAATGAGATGCAAAAGATGCAGCAGCAGTTAAAGTACTTACAGGCAGAGCTTTATGCTCGTGGGGAAGGAGTGCCATCAGATGAAGTGCAG GTCCTTAAGGATCGGATCGGTTGGCTTGAGGCTACCAATAGGAACATTTTTCAAGAACTCCATGAATACCGCAGCAGATGCGGCATCATACAGCAGGATGAAATAGATGCTCAA gaaatccAGATCGGTATTACAAAAAGTGATGGACTAAAGAGGGGCTTTCAGAGCATGGACTTATCTGATTATCAGATAGTTGAAGCCATATCAG GTGAAAATTTGAGGGAATTTGATGAAGTAACTAAAGAGTGGGAGCATGCACTTCTGCAAGATACCATGGATAAAGAGTTGAATGAATTGAACGAACTTTTGGAACAGAAAGAG TCTGAGATGAAACTTCTTGGGGGAGTTGACACTGAAGCACTCAAGCAGCGCCTTGGGAAGAAAATCTTGGaacttgaggaagagaaaaGGATCATGCag CAAGAAAGGGATTGTTTGTTGGCAAAAGTTGAGAATCTTGCTGCTAATTTTGATGGACGGATACCAAAAGTGCAAGAAACTCAAGCTCAAAAATTTAAAGCACTTGAAGCACAG attctagATCTTAAGAAGAAGCAGGAGAGCCAGGTCCAACTTttgaagcaaaaacaaaaaagtgatgAAGCAGCAAAGCGCTTGCAAGCGGAAATACAGTGTATCAAGGCTCAGaag GTCCAGTTGCAGCATAAGATAAAACAGGTGGCAGAACAGTTTCGACAATGGAAGACCTCTCGTGAAAAGGAATTGCTTCAG CTAAGGAAGGAGGGAAGGAGAAACGAGTATGAACGACATAAACTCGAATCACTGAATCAGCGCCAGAAAATG GTTCTTCAAAGGAAGACAGAAGAGGCTGCTATGGCTACTAGAAGACTGAAAGAGTTGTTAGAAGCTCGTAAGCCTGCTGCACGTGACCATTCTG GGACATATGTGGGACATACAGTGATTGGACAG GGAAATGAAAAACCTTTGCAAAGGTGGCTTGATCATGAGCTAGAAGTCATGGTGAATGTGCATGAAGTTcgttttgaatatgaaaagcaAAGCCAAGT ACAAGCTGCACTGGCAGAAGAGTTGGCCTTAATGAAACAAGTGgatcagttttcttttaatgGGCAGAGTCCCCCAAGAGGGAAGAATGGATATTCCAG ACTGGTATCCATGCCACCAAATGCAAGAATGGCAAGGATAGCTTCTCTGGAGAACATGCTTAGCATGTCTTCCAATGCACTCATGGCAATGGCCACACAGCTTTCAGAAGCAAAAGAAAGGGAGCGTGCCTCAATTGGTCGTGGACGTTGGAATCACTTGCGCTCAATGGGAGATGCAAAGAACTTGCTTCAATACATGTTTGATGCCGCTGCAGAAGCAAG GTGCCAGTTGTGGGAAAAGAACTTGGAGATTAAGGAAACGAAAGAGCAGCTGAAGGAGCTCGTATTTCTTGTACAACAGAGTGAAGCACAGAGAAAACAACTCATAAAGGAGCAACAAGCGAGGGAACAAGCTGTTGCAGTTGACTCGGGTTCATCAGCTTCG TTGGCGGATGATATGAGTGGCCCCTTGTCCCCCATGTCACTTCCAGTACCAAAGCAACTAAA
- the LOC121249282 gene encoding kinesin-like protein KIN-4A isoform X2, with the protein MDTPENCCVKVAVHIRPLIADERLHGCKECVTVTPRKNQVQIGTHSFTFDHVYGSSGSPSSAMFEECIAALVDGLFQGYNGTVLAYGQTGSGKTYTMGTSFKDGCQTGLIPQVMNALFNKIKTLNHQTEFQLHVSFIEILKEEVRDLLDSVAISKLDTAKGHAGKVAIDGRQLIQIRETSKGAITLAGSTEVTVTTLQEMATCLEQGSLSRATGSTNMNNQSSRSHAIFTITLEQMQKLRLVLPRNDTSDEEMGEEYFCAKLHLVDLAGSERAKRTGSDGLRFKEGIHINKGLLALGNVISALGDEKKRKEGVHVPYRDSKLTRLLQDSLGGNSKTVMIACISPADINAEESLNTLKYANRARNIQNKPVINRDIISNEMQKMQQQLKYLQAELYARGEGVPSDEVQVLKDRIGWLEATNRNIFQELHEYRSRCGIIQQDEIDAQIGITKSDGLKRGFQSMDLSDYQIVEAISGENLREFDEVTKEWEHALLQDTMDKELNELNELLEQKESEMKLLGGVDTEALKQRLGKKILELEEEKRIMQQERDCLLAKVENLAANFDGRIPKVQETQAQKFKALEAQILDLKKKQESQVQLLKQKQKSDEAAKRLQAEIQCIKAQKVQLQHKIKQVAEQFRQWKTSREKELLQLRKEGRRNEYERHKLESLNQRQKMVLQRKTEEAAMATRRLKELLEARKPAARDHSGTYVGHTVIGQGNEKPLQRWLDHELEVMVNVHEVRFEYEKQSQVQAALAEELALMKQVDQFSFNGQSPPRGKNGYSRLVSMPPNARMARIASLENMLSMSSNALMAMATQLSEAKERERASIGRGRWNHLRSMGDAKNLLQYMFDAAAEARCQLWEKNLEIKETKEQLKELVFLVQQSEAQRKQLIKEQQAREQAVAVDSGSSASLADDMSGPLSPMSLPVPKQLKFTPGIVNGSVRESATFLDQTQKMVPVGQLSMKKLAAVGQAAKLWRWKRSHHQWLLQFKWRWQKPWRLSEWIKHCDETIIRSRPRPPVLVDSM; encoded by the exons ATGGACACTCCTGAGAATTGTTGTGTCAAGGTTGCGGTTCATATACGTCCCCTCATCGCCGATGAACGCCTTCACGGTTGTAAAGAATGCGTTACTGTTACACCCCGGAAAAATCAG GTACAAATTGGCACCCATTCCTTTACATTTGATCATGTCTATGGAAGCAGTGGATCTCCTTCATCTGCCATGTTTGAAGAATGCATTGCTGCACTTGTTGATGGTTTATTCCAAGGATATAATGGTACTGTACTGGCTTATGGTCAG ACAGGATCTGGGAAAACGTATACCATGGGGACTAGCTTTAAGGATGGTTGCCAGACAGGACTTATTCCTCAAGTTATGAATGCACTGTTCAACAAGATCAAAACATTGAATCATCAAACTGAATTCCAGTTGCATGTTTCTTTCATTGAG attctcaaggaaGAAGTAAGGGACTTGCTGGATTCTGTAGCTATTAGCAAATTGGATACTGCTAAAGGACATGCTGGAAAAGTTGCTATTGACGGTAGGCAGCTGATTCAAATTCGTGAAACATCAAAAGGAGCTATAACACTTGCTGGATCAACTGAAGTTACTGTTACTACATTACAAGAAATGGCGACCTGTCTGGAGCAAGGTTCTTTAAGCAGGGCAACTGGGAGTACAAATATGAACAACCAGTCCAG TCGGTCACACGCCATCTTCACAATCACATTAGAGCAGATGCAGAAATTACGTTTGGTTCTTCCTCGTAATGACACGTCGGATGAGGAAATGGGTGAAGAGTATTTTTGTGCAAAGCTCCATCTGGTAGATCTCGCTGGATCTGAACGTGCAAAAAGGACAGGTTCTGATGGTCTTCGTTTTAAAGAAG GTATACACATTAATAAGGGTCTTCTTGCCCTTGGTAACGTCATTAGTGCACTGGGGGACGAGAAAAAGCGGAAAGAGGGTGTGCATGTCCCTTACCGAGACAGTAAACTAACTCGATTGTTGCAG GATTCACTTGGTGGAAACAGCAAAACTGTCATGATAG CTTGCATCAGTCCTGCTGACATCAATGCTGAGGAAAGTCTTAATACTCTCAAATATGCAAATCGTGCTCGCAATATTCAAAATAAGCCTGTT ATTAATAGAGATATAATATCCAATGAGATGCAAAAGATGCAGCAGCAGTTAAAGTACTTACAGGCAGAGCTTTATGCTCGTGGGGAAGGAGTGCCATCAGATGAAGTGCAG GTCCTTAAGGATCGGATCGGTTGGCTTGAGGCTACCAATAGGAACATTTTTCAAGAACTCCATGAATACCGCAGCAGATGCGGCATCATACAGCAGGATGAAATAGATGCTCAA ATCGGTATTACAAAAAGTGATGGACTAAAGAGGGGCTTTCAGAGCATGGACTTATCTGATTATCAGATAGTTGAAGCCATATCAG GTGAAAATTTGAGGGAATTTGATGAAGTAACTAAAGAGTGGGAGCATGCACTTCTGCAAGATACCATGGATAAAGAGTTGAATGAATTGAACGAACTTTTGGAACAGAAAGAG TCTGAGATGAAACTTCTTGGGGGAGTTGACACTGAAGCACTCAAGCAGCGCCTTGGGAAGAAAATCTTGGaacttgaggaagagaaaaGGATCATGCag CAAGAAAGGGATTGTTTGTTGGCAAAAGTTGAGAATCTTGCTGCTAATTTTGATGGACGGATACCAAAAGTGCAAGAAACTCAAGCTCAAAAATTTAAAGCACTTGAAGCACAG attctagATCTTAAGAAGAAGCAGGAGAGCCAGGTCCAACTTttgaagcaaaaacaaaaaagtgatgAAGCAGCAAAGCGCTTGCAAGCGGAAATACAGTGTATCAAGGCTCAGaag GTCCAGTTGCAGCATAAGATAAAACAGGTGGCAGAACAGTTTCGACAATGGAAGACCTCTCGTGAAAAGGAATTGCTTCAG CTAAGGAAGGAGGGAAGGAGAAACGAGTATGAACGACATAAACTCGAATCACTGAATCAGCGCCAGAAAATG GTTCTTCAAAGGAAGACAGAAGAGGCTGCTATGGCTACTAGAAGACTGAAAGAGTTGTTAGAAGCTCGTAAGCCTGCTGCACGTGACCATTCTG GGACATATGTGGGACATACAGTGATTGGACAG GGAAATGAAAAACCTTTGCAAAGGTGGCTTGATCATGAGCTAGAAGTCATGGTGAATGTGCATGAAGTTcgttttgaatatgaaaagcaAAGCCAAGT ACAAGCTGCACTGGCAGAAGAGTTGGCCTTAATGAAACAAGTGgatcagttttcttttaatgGGCAGAGTCCCCCAAGAGGGAAGAATGGATATTCCAG ACTGGTATCCATGCCACCAAATGCAAGAATGGCAAGGATAGCTTCTCTGGAGAACATGCTTAGCATGTCTTCCAATGCACTCATGGCAATGGCCACACAGCTTTCAGAAGCAAAAGAAAGGGAGCGTGCCTCAATTGGTCGTGGACGTTGGAATCACTTGCGCTCAATGGGAGATGCAAAGAACTTGCTTCAATACATGTTTGATGCCGCTGCAGAAGCAAG GTGCCAGTTGTGGGAAAAGAACTTGGAGATTAAGGAAACGAAAGAGCAGCTGAAGGAGCTCGTATTTCTTGTACAACAGAGTGAAGCACAGAGAAAACAACTCATAAAGGAGCAACAAGCGAGGGAACAAGCTGTTGCAGTTGACTCGGGTTCATCAGCTTCG TTGGCGGATGATATGAGTGGCCCCTTGTCCCCCATGTCACTTCCAGTACCAAAGCAACTAAA
- the LOC121249282 gene encoding kinesin-like protein KIN-4A isoform X7: MDTPENCCVKVAVHIRPLIADERLHGCKECVTVTPRKNQVQIGTHSFTFDHVYGSSGSPSSAMFEECIAALVDGLFQGYNGTVLAYGQTGSGKTYTMGTSFKDGCQTGLIPQVMNALFNKIKTLNHQTEFQLHVSFIEILKEEVRDLLDSVAISKLDTAKGHAGKVAIDGRQLIQIRETSKGAITLAGSTEVTVTTLQEMATCLEQGSLSRATGSTNMNNQSSRSHAIFTITLEQMQKLRLVLPRNDTSDEEMGEEYFCAKLHLVDLAGSERAKRTGSDGLRFKEGIHINKGLLALGNVISALGDEKKRKEGVHVPYRDSKLTRLLQDSLGGNSKTVMIACISPADINAEESLNTLKYANRARNIQNKPVINRDIISNEMQKMQQQLKYLQAELYARGEGVPSDEVQVLKDRIGWLEATNRNIFQELHEYRSRCGIIQQDEIDAQEIQIGITKSDGLKRGFQSMDLSDYQIVEAISGENLREFDEVTKEWEHALLQDTMDKELNELNELLEQKESEMKLLGGVDTEALKQRLGKKILELEEEKRIMQVQLQHKIKQVAEQFRQWKTSREKELLQLRKEGRRNEYERHKLESLNQRQKMVLQRKTEEAAMATRRLKELLEARKPAARDHSGTYVGHTVIGQGNEKPLQRWLDHELEVMVNVHEVRFEYEKQSQVQAALAEELALMKQVDQFSFNGQSPPRGKNGYSRLVSMPPNARMARIASLENMLSMSSNALMAMATQLSEAKERERASIGRGRWNHLRSMGDAKNLLQYMFDAAAEARCQLWEKNLEIKETKEQLKELVFLVQQSEAQRKQLIKEQQAREQAVAVDSGSSASLADDMSGPLSPMSLPVPKQLKFTPGIVNGSVRESATFLDQTQKMVPVGQLSMKKLAAVGQAAKLWRWKRSHHQWLLQFKWRWQKPWRLSEWIKHCDETIIRSRPRPPVLVDSM, encoded by the exons ATGGACACTCCTGAGAATTGTTGTGTCAAGGTTGCGGTTCATATACGTCCCCTCATCGCCGATGAACGCCTTCACGGTTGTAAAGAATGCGTTACTGTTACACCCCGGAAAAATCAG GTACAAATTGGCACCCATTCCTTTACATTTGATCATGTCTATGGAAGCAGTGGATCTCCTTCATCTGCCATGTTTGAAGAATGCATTGCTGCACTTGTTGATGGTTTATTCCAAGGATATAATGGTACTGTACTGGCTTATGGTCAG ACAGGATCTGGGAAAACGTATACCATGGGGACTAGCTTTAAGGATGGTTGCCAGACAGGACTTATTCCTCAAGTTATGAATGCACTGTTCAACAAGATCAAAACATTGAATCATCAAACTGAATTCCAGTTGCATGTTTCTTTCATTGAG attctcaaggaaGAAGTAAGGGACTTGCTGGATTCTGTAGCTATTAGCAAATTGGATACTGCTAAAGGACATGCTGGAAAAGTTGCTATTGACGGTAGGCAGCTGATTCAAATTCGTGAAACATCAAAAGGAGCTATAACACTTGCTGGATCAACTGAAGTTACTGTTACTACATTACAAGAAATGGCGACCTGTCTGGAGCAAGGTTCTTTAAGCAGGGCAACTGGGAGTACAAATATGAACAACCAGTCCAG TCGGTCACACGCCATCTTCACAATCACATTAGAGCAGATGCAGAAATTACGTTTGGTTCTTCCTCGTAATGACACGTCGGATGAGGAAATGGGTGAAGAGTATTTTTGTGCAAAGCTCCATCTGGTAGATCTCGCTGGATCTGAACGTGCAAAAAGGACAGGTTCTGATGGTCTTCGTTTTAAAGAAG GTATACACATTAATAAGGGTCTTCTTGCCCTTGGTAACGTCATTAGTGCACTGGGGGACGAGAAAAAGCGGAAAGAGGGTGTGCATGTCCCTTACCGAGACAGTAAACTAACTCGATTGTTGCAG GATTCACTTGGTGGAAACAGCAAAACTGTCATGATAG CTTGCATCAGTCCTGCTGACATCAATGCTGAGGAAAGTCTTAATACTCTCAAATATGCAAATCGTGCTCGCAATATTCAAAATAAGCCTGTT ATTAATAGAGATATAATATCCAATGAGATGCAAAAGATGCAGCAGCAGTTAAAGTACTTACAGGCAGAGCTTTATGCTCGTGGGGAAGGAGTGCCATCAGATGAAGTGCAG GTCCTTAAGGATCGGATCGGTTGGCTTGAGGCTACCAATAGGAACATTTTTCAAGAACTCCATGAATACCGCAGCAGATGCGGCATCATACAGCAGGATGAAATAGATGCTCAA gaaatccAGATCGGTATTACAAAAAGTGATGGACTAAAGAGGGGCTTTCAGAGCATGGACTTATCTGATTATCAGATAGTTGAAGCCATATCAG GTGAAAATTTGAGGGAATTTGATGAAGTAACTAAAGAGTGGGAGCATGCACTTCTGCAAGATACCATGGATAAAGAGTTGAATGAATTGAACGAACTTTTGGAACAGAAAGAG TCTGAGATGAAACTTCTTGGGGGAGTTGACACTGAAGCACTCAAGCAGCGCCTTGGGAAGAAAATCTTGGaacttgaggaagagaaaaGGATCATGCag GTCCAGTTGCAGCATAAGATAAAACAGGTGGCAGAACAGTTTCGACAATGGAAGACCTCTCGTGAAAAGGAATTGCTTCAG CTAAGGAAGGAGGGAAGGAGAAACGAGTATGAACGACATAAACTCGAATCACTGAATCAGCGCCAGAAAATG GTTCTTCAAAGGAAGACAGAAGAGGCTGCTATGGCTACTAGAAGACTGAAAGAGTTGTTAGAAGCTCGTAAGCCTGCTGCACGTGACCATTCTG GGACATATGTGGGACATACAGTGATTGGACAG GGAAATGAAAAACCTTTGCAAAGGTGGCTTGATCATGAGCTAGAAGTCATGGTGAATGTGCATGAAGTTcgttttgaatatgaaaagcaAAGCCAAGT ACAAGCTGCACTGGCAGAAGAGTTGGCCTTAATGAAACAAGTGgatcagttttcttttaatgGGCAGAGTCCCCCAAGAGGGAAGAATGGATATTCCAG ACTGGTATCCATGCCACCAAATGCAAGAATGGCAAGGATAGCTTCTCTGGAGAACATGCTTAGCATGTCTTCCAATGCACTCATGGCAATGGCCACACAGCTTTCAGAAGCAAAAGAAAGGGAGCGTGCCTCAATTGGTCGTGGACGTTGGAATCACTTGCGCTCAATGGGAGATGCAAAGAACTTGCTTCAATACATGTTTGATGCCGCTGCAGAAGCAAG GTGCCAGTTGTGGGAAAAGAACTTGGAGATTAAGGAAACGAAAGAGCAGCTGAAGGAGCTCGTATTTCTTGTACAACAGAGTGAAGCACAGAGAAAACAACTCATAAAGGAGCAACAAGCGAGGGAACAAGCTGTTGCAGTTGACTCGGGTTCATCAGCTTCG TTGGCGGATGATATGAGTGGCCCCTTGTCCCCCATGTCACTTCCAGTACCAAAGCAACTAAA
- the LOC121249282 gene encoding kinesin-like protein KIN-4A isoform X5 has translation MDTPENCCVKVAVHIRPLIADERLHGCKECVTVTPRKNQVQIGTHSFTFDHVYGSSGSPSSAMFEECIAALVDGLFQGYNGTVLAYGQTGSGKTYTMGTSFKDGCQTGLIPQVMNALFNKIKTLNHQTEFQLHVSFIEILKEEVRDLLDSVAISKLDTAKGHAGKVAIDGRQLIQIRETSKGAITLAGSTEVTVTTLQEMATCLEQGSLSRATGSTNMNNQSSRSHAIFTITLEQMQKLRLVLPRNDTSDEEMGEEYFCAKLHLVDLAGSERAKRTGSDGLRFKEGIHINKGLLALGNVISALGDEKKRKEGVHVPYRDSKLTRLLQDSLGGNSKTVMIACISPADINAEESLNTLKYANRARNIQNKPVINRDIISNEMQKMQQQLKYLQAELYARGEGVPSDEVQVLKDRIGWLEATNRNIFQELHEYRSRCGIIQQDEIDAQEIQIGITKSDGLKRGFQSMDLSDYQIVEAISGENLREFDEVTKEWEHALLQDTMDKELNELNELLEQKESEMKLLGGVDTEALKQRLGKKILELEEEKRIMQQERDCLLAKVENLAANFDGRIPKVQETQAQKFKALEAQVQLQHKIKQVAEQFRQWKTSREKELLQLRKEGRRNEYERHKLESLNQRQKMVLQRKTEEAAMATRRLKELLEARKPAARDHSGTYVGHTVIGQGNEKPLQRWLDHELEVMVNVHEVRFEYEKQSQVQAALAEELALMKQVDQFSFNGQSPPRGKNGYSRLVSMPPNARMARIASLENMLSMSSNALMAMATQLSEAKERERASIGRGRWNHLRSMGDAKNLLQYMFDAAAEARCQLWEKNLEIKETKEQLKELVFLVQQSEAQRKQLIKEQQAREQAVAVDSGSSASLADDMSGPLSPMSLPVPKQLKFTPGIVNGSVRESATFLDQTQKMVPVGQLSMKKLAAVGQAAKLWRWKRSHHQWLLQFKWRWQKPWRLSEWIKHCDETIIRSRPRPPVLVDSM, from the exons ATGGACACTCCTGAGAATTGTTGTGTCAAGGTTGCGGTTCATATACGTCCCCTCATCGCCGATGAACGCCTTCACGGTTGTAAAGAATGCGTTACTGTTACACCCCGGAAAAATCAG GTACAAATTGGCACCCATTCCTTTACATTTGATCATGTCTATGGAAGCAGTGGATCTCCTTCATCTGCCATGTTTGAAGAATGCATTGCTGCACTTGTTGATGGTTTATTCCAAGGATATAATGGTACTGTACTGGCTTATGGTCAG ACAGGATCTGGGAAAACGTATACCATGGGGACTAGCTTTAAGGATGGTTGCCAGACAGGACTTATTCCTCAAGTTATGAATGCACTGTTCAACAAGATCAAAACATTGAATCATCAAACTGAATTCCAGTTGCATGTTTCTTTCATTGAG attctcaaggaaGAAGTAAGGGACTTGCTGGATTCTGTAGCTATTAGCAAATTGGATACTGCTAAAGGACATGCTGGAAAAGTTGCTATTGACGGTAGGCAGCTGATTCAAATTCGTGAAACATCAAAAGGAGCTATAACACTTGCTGGATCAACTGAAGTTACTGTTACTACATTACAAGAAATGGCGACCTGTCTGGAGCAAGGTTCTTTAAGCAGGGCAACTGGGAGTACAAATATGAACAACCAGTCCAG TCGGTCACACGCCATCTTCACAATCACATTAGAGCAGATGCAGAAATTACGTTTGGTTCTTCCTCGTAATGACACGTCGGATGAGGAAATGGGTGAAGAGTATTTTTGTGCAAAGCTCCATCTGGTAGATCTCGCTGGATCTGAACGTGCAAAAAGGACAGGTTCTGATGGTCTTCGTTTTAAAGAAG GTATACACATTAATAAGGGTCTTCTTGCCCTTGGTAACGTCATTAGTGCACTGGGGGACGAGAAAAAGCGGAAAGAGGGTGTGCATGTCCCTTACCGAGACAGTAAACTAACTCGATTGTTGCAG GATTCACTTGGTGGAAACAGCAAAACTGTCATGATAG CTTGCATCAGTCCTGCTGACATCAATGCTGAGGAAAGTCTTAATACTCTCAAATATGCAAATCGTGCTCGCAATATTCAAAATAAGCCTGTT ATTAATAGAGATATAATATCCAATGAGATGCAAAAGATGCAGCAGCAGTTAAAGTACTTACAGGCAGAGCTTTATGCTCGTGGGGAAGGAGTGCCATCAGATGAAGTGCAG GTCCTTAAGGATCGGATCGGTTGGCTTGAGGCTACCAATAGGAACATTTTTCAAGAACTCCATGAATACCGCAGCAGATGCGGCATCATACAGCAGGATGAAATAGATGCTCAA gaaatccAGATCGGTATTACAAAAAGTGATGGACTAAAGAGGGGCTTTCAGAGCATGGACTTATCTGATTATCAGATAGTTGAAGCCATATCAG GTGAAAATTTGAGGGAATTTGATGAAGTAACTAAAGAGTGGGAGCATGCACTTCTGCAAGATACCATGGATAAAGAGTTGAATGAATTGAACGAACTTTTGGAACAGAAAGAG TCTGAGATGAAACTTCTTGGGGGAGTTGACACTGAAGCACTCAAGCAGCGCCTTGGGAAGAAAATCTTGGaacttgaggaagagaaaaGGATCATGCag CAAGAAAGGGATTGTTTGTTGGCAAAAGTTGAGAATCTTGCTGCTAATTTTGATGGACGGATACCAAAAGTGCAAGAAACTCAAGCTCAAAAATTTAAAGCACTTGAAGCACAG GTCCAGTTGCAGCATAAGATAAAACAGGTGGCAGAACAGTTTCGACAATGGAAGACCTCTCGTGAAAAGGAATTGCTTCAG CTAAGGAAGGAGGGAAGGAGAAACGAGTATGAACGACATAAACTCGAATCACTGAATCAGCGCCAGAAAATG GTTCTTCAAAGGAAGACAGAAGAGGCTGCTATGGCTACTAGAAGACTGAAAGAGTTGTTAGAAGCTCGTAAGCCTGCTGCACGTGACCATTCTG GGACATATGTGGGACATACAGTGATTGGACAG GGAAATGAAAAACCTTTGCAAAGGTGGCTTGATCATGAGCTAGAAGTCATGGTGAATGTGCATGAAGTTcgttttgaatatgaaaagcaAAGCCAAGT ACAAGCTGCACTGGCAGAAGAGTTGGCCTTAATGAAACAAGTGgatcagttttcttttaatgGGCAGAGTCCCCCAAGAGGGAAGAATGGATATTCCAG ACTGGTATCCATGCCACCAAATGCAAGAATGGCAAGGATAGCTTCTCTGGAGAACATGCTTAGCATGTCTTCCAATGCACTCATGGCAATGGCCACACAGCTTTCAGAAGCAAAAGAAAGGGAGCGTGCCTCAATTGGTCGTGGACGTTGGAATCACTTGCGCTCAATGGGAGATGCAAAGAACTTGCTTCAATACATGTTTGATGCCGCTGCAGAAGCAAG GTGCCAGTTGTGGGAAAAGAACTTGGAGATTAAGGAAACGAAAGAGCAGCTGAAGGAGCTCGTATTTCTTGTACAACAGAGTGAAGCACAGAGAAAACAACTCATAAAGGAGCAACAAGCGAGGGAACAAGCTGTTGCAGTTGACTCGGGTTCATCAGCTTCG TTGGCGGATGATATGAGTGGCCCCTTGTCCCCCATGTCACTTCCAGTACCAAAGCAACTAAA